A window of Candidatus Neomarinimicrobiota bacterium genomic DNA:
AGAGCGCCTTCGGGAGGGTCTACGCCAGCTCTCTCCCCGCTCGCGTTATCTGCGGTTTTTCTCATCGGTGGATCATCTGACGGAAAGCCAGCTTGACTATCTTACGAACCCAGACCAGATCGACCACGTCGCCTGGGGCGCCATCAATCCGGCGATTCCCGATCTCCGTGGTTTGGGAATCGCACGCTTTATACGCCAGGACGACCCGCCGGATAGCGCGGAGATTGCCATCACCATCGCTGATGATTATCAGCATCGGGGCCTGGGGAAAGTGCTCCTGGGGATCCTCTATCTGCTCGCAGGCCTAAGAGGTATTCGGTCACTGCGAGGTATTCTACTGCCTGAAAATCGGGCCGTAGCCCACAGATTGCAGGATATCGGGGCCAGGCTGACGCGGGAAGGCAATCTGTTT
This region includes:
- a CDS encoding GNAT family N-acetyltransferase, which codes for MTAPQPYAFPFTLPEGDNVLLRQVLPTDKERLREGLRQLSPRSRYLRFFSSVDHLTESQLDYLTNPDQIDHVAWGAINPAIPDLRGLGIARFIRQDDPPDSAEIAITIADDYQHRGLGKVLLGILYLLAGLRGIRSLRGILLPENRAVAHRLQDIGARLTREGNLFQLALPVHQDLSHLPATQSGEMFRILLHNLNTQLGLGAGI